From the genome of Acidobacteriota bacterium, one region includes:
- the serC gene encoding 3-phosphoserine/phosphohydroxythreonine transaminase, protein MTQRIYNFSAGPAVLPLEVLEEAQRDLVALPGVGMSVLEISHRSKAFDEIIQGCEADIRKLAGIPDNYHVLFLQGGASLQFSMVPMNLLPAGGKADYVSTGSWSKKAIKEAQRVGQVNVAASTEAENFTRVPKQDELKLDPEAAYVHLTTNETIHGVEWKYDPEVGAVPLVADASSDIFGRPIDVNKYALIYAGAQKNLAPAGVTLVFIRDDMLARSPQGMHTMLDYNTHVKNKSLYNTPPVFTIYVMRLVMKWLIEQGGLEAAERRNEEKAKLVYDAIDASSFYRGHAHADCRSLMNVTFRLPSEDLEKQFVGEATKAGLDGLKGHRSIGGIRASIYNAFPKEGVEALVAFMKDFERTHG, encoded by the coding sequence ATGACACAACGAATCTACAACTTTTCAGCCGGACCGGCGGTGCTGCCGCTCGAGGTGCTCGAAGAAGCGCAGCGTGATCTGGTCGCGCTCCCTGGCGTCGGGATGTCGGTGCTCGAGATAAGCCATCGCTCGAAAGCATTCGACGAGATCATCCAGGGTTGCGAAGCCGACATTCGCAAGCTCGCCGGCATCCCCGACAACTACCACGTGCTGTTCCTGCAAGGCGGCGCGTCGCTCCAGTTCTCGATGGTGCCGATGAATCTCCTGCCCGCCGGCGGAAAAGCCGACTACGTCAGCACCGGCTCGTGGTCGAAGAAAGCAATCAAGGAAGCGCAAAGAGTCGGTCAGGTGAATGTGGCCGCCTCTACGGAAGCGGAGAACTTCACGCGCGTTCCCAAACAAGATGAACTCAAACTCGACCCGGAAGCTGCGTACGTTCACCTCACCACCAACGAGACGATTCACGGAGTCGAGTGGAAGTACGACCCTGAGGTCGGCGCCGTGCCTCTGGTGGCCGATGCTTCGTCGGACATATTCGGGCGTCCGATCGACGTCAACAAGTACGCGCTGATCTACGCCGGCGCGCAAAAGAACCTGGCGCCCGCAGGAGTCACGCTTGTTTTCATTCGCGACGACATGCTCGCCCGAAGCCCGCAAGGCATGCACACGATGCTGGACTACAACACGCACGTGAAGAACAAGTCGCTTTATAACACGCCGCCGGTATTCACGATCTACGTCATGCGGCTGGTGATGAAATGGCTAATCGAGCAAGGTGGGCTAGAAGCAGCCGAACGTCGTAACGAAGAGAAGGCCAAACTGGTTTACGATGCGATTGACGCGAGCAGCTTCTATCGCGGCCACGCGCACGCTGACTGCCGCTCGCTGATGAACGTGACGTTCCGGCTGCCGAGCGAAGATCTCGAAAAACAATTCGTCGGCGAAGCGACGAAGGCAGGACTTGACGGACTCAAGGGTCATCGCTCGATTGGCGGCATTCGCGCTTCGATCTACAACGCGTTCCCGAAGGAAGGCGTCGAGGCACTGGTCGCGTTCATGAAAGACTTCGAGCGAACGCACGGCTAG
- a CDS encoding N-acetyltransferase — protein sequence MISIRPETTEDHAAVYRVNQLAFAQPNEADLVDALREKARPYISLVATLDDQVVGHIFFSPVSVESEEHAFAAMGLAPMSVLPEYQNQGIGTQLVREGLKECSGLGHDIVVVLGHPEYYPRFGFVRASLKGLRSEYDVRDEVFMVAELKPDALGGRHGLVKYHPEFGKV from the coding sequence TTGATAAGCATCAGACCTGAAACAACAGAAGATCACGCGGCAGTCTACCGCGTTAACCAACTGGCCTTCGCCCAGCCGAACGAAGCTGATTTGGTAGACGCGCTTCGCGAGAAAGCGCGGCCATACATCTCGTTGGTTGCGACACTTGATGATCAGGTAGTCGGGCACATCTTCTTTAGCCCGGTGTCCGTTGAATCAGAAGAGCATGCTTTTGCGGCGATGGGTCTCGCGCCGATGTCGGTCTTGCCCGAATATCAGAATCAAGGAATCGGAACACAACTGGTGAGAGAAGGGCTGAAAGAGTGCAGCGGCCTCGGCCACGACATCGTCGTCGTGCTCGGGCATCCGGAGTACTATCCGCGCTTTGGCTTTGTTCGCGCCAGCTTGAAAGGGCTTCGATCCGAATATGATGTTCGTGATGAAGTGTTCATGGTGGCAGAGCTGAAACCGGATGCGCTCGGGGGTCGGCATGGATTGGTGAAGTACCATCCAGAGTTTGGGAAAGTATGA
- a CDS encoding sigma-70 family RNA polymerase sigma factor, protein MGPVAMRSIATGSLCVALRLRDARVRIGLKHPVSPTFWNFPTCRRESIMSAGGLAVHRQKMTLQTTPSDPDLLRLMMAGDEDAFTMLYRRRQGGVYRFALQMSGSQTVAEDVTQEVFMVLMREAARFDPNRGSLAAYLYGIARNHVLRRLERDRLFVQLADPQVDGAITHDALIAEGDPLGDLTRNETIKELRDSILVLPAHYREAIVLCELHEMSYVEAAGVIGCAVGTVRSRLHRARALLLERLRATRARSSASEEVKPARCFA, encoded by the coding sequence ATGGGTCCGGTGGCGATGCGCTCGATCGCCACCGGCTCGCTTTGCGTCGCACTTCGCCTGCGTGATGCCCGCGTGCGCATCGGGTTGAAACATCCGGTCTCTCCCACCTTTTGGAACTTTCCAACCTGCCGGCGTGAATCAATAATGTCAGCAGGCGGGCTGGCCGTTCACAGACAAAAGATGACTCTGCAAACGACTCCCAGCGATCCGGACCTGCTGCGGCTCATGATGGCCGGAGATGAAGACGCGTTCACGATGCTTTATCGGCGGCGGCAAGGCGGCGTCTACAGGTTCGCGCTTCAGATGAGCGGGTCTCAAACGGTGGCCGAGGACGTGACTCAAGAAGTGTTCATGGTTCTGATGCGTGAAGCCGCGAGGTTTGATCCGAACAGAGGCTCGTTGGCTGCGTACTTGTACGGGATCGCACGCAATCATGTTTTGCGAAGGCTTGAACGGGACCGTTTGTTTGTTCAGTTGGCGGACCCCCAGGTGGATGGTGCGATCACTCACGATGCTTTGATCGCCGAAGGTGATCCGCTCGGGGACCTGACGCGAAACGAGACGATCAAGGAGCTGCGTGATTCGATTCTTGTTTTGCCAGCGCACTATCGAGAGGCAATTGTGTTGTGCGAGCTGCACGAGATGAGCTACGTCGAAGCGGCCGGTGTGATTGGCTGCGCAGTAGGCACGGTGCGGTCGCGGCTTCACCGAGCGCGGGCGCTTCTCCTGGAGCGGCTTCGTGCTACGCGTGCTCGCAGCTCGGCTTCAGAGGAAGTCAAACCGGCGAGGTGTTTCGCATGA
- a CDS encoding RDD family protein, with protein MSYGYQQPGGYGAPPPGYGAQPGAYGAPPQFAYASMGKRFVAALLDGLVVFVGTVPGWILFAIAMVGAASSADASGRISDDAAGAFLGMFFLGYALIFVGTLIVWLYNVYLLGRDGATLGKRWMKIKCLDLNGQPLGFGKAFLRELVKQVLGSLCFLLYLWPLFDDQKQGLHDKALSTHVFEA; from the coding sequence ATGTCTTACGGATATCAACAACCGGGAGGTTATGGTGCGCCGCCACCTGGATACGGCGCGCAGCCGGGAGCTTATGGTGCGCCGCCTCAGTTCGCCTACGCAAGCATGGGTAAAAGGTTCGTGGCGGCGTTGCTCGACGGGCTGGTCGTATTCGTTGGGACTGTTCCCGGCTGGATTCTGTTTGCGATCGCGATGGTTGGCGCGGCGTCCTCGGCGGATGCAAGCGGCCGGATAAGCGACGACGCTGCGGGTGCTTTTTTAGGCATGTTCTTTCTTGGCTATGCGCTGATATTTGTGGGCACATTGATCGTGTGGCTGTACAACGTGTATCTGCTCGGCCGAGACGGGGCGACGCTCGGAAAGCGATGGATGAAGATCAAGTGCCTTGACTTAAACGGCCAGCCGCTCGGATTCGGCAAGGCATTCCTGCGCGAGCTTGTTAAGCAAGTGTTAGGGAGTCTGTGCTTCCTTCTTTATCTTTGGCCACTCTTTGACGACCAGAAACAGGGTCTGCACGACAAGGCGCTTAGCACACACGTATTCGAGGCCTGA
- the hutI gene encoding imidazolonepropionase, whose product MAELLIENVSQLVTLAGPARPRTGAEMRELAIVRGGALLARDGVIVATGAASQVKPQARPDALRIDARNSVVMPGFVDAHTHPVFAGTREDEFEMRAAGFTYQQIASQGGGIRSTVRKTRAASQDELFEMALPRMHWLLEHGTTTVEAKSGYGLTVEDEMKILRVIQRLNAETPLELIPTFLGAHEIPDEYRSAREDYIRLVIDEMLPRVAAEGLARYADVFCESHVFNVDESRRVLVRAKELGLGVRLHAEQLSLSGGARLAAELGAATADHLEWIDDAGIAALARAGVIAVLVPGAVFNLGLTRYARARAMIEAGIAVALATDFNPGSSPTPSMQMVLSIACTQMRMTPAEAITAATINAAYTLDCGGRLGSLEAGKQADLVVFECPDYRQIPYFFGVNHAAVVIKSGSVVVDRRNDTRNAFS is encoded by the coding sequence GGCGCGCTGCTCGCGCGTGATGGCGTGATAGTGGCCACGGGAGCCGCTTCCCAGGTCAAGCCGCAAGCCCGCCCGGACGCTCTGCGTATTGACGCGCGCAACTCAGTTGTTATGCCCGGCTTCGTTGATGCCCACACACACCCGGTTTTCGCCGGCACCCGAGAGGACGAATTCGAGATGCGCGCGGCGGGGTTCACCTATCAGCAGATCGCCTCGCAAGGCGGAGGCATCCGCTCGACGGTGCGAAAGACTCGCGCTGCTTCACAAGACGAACTGTTCGAGATGGCTTTGCCGCGCATGCACTGGCTGCTCGAGCACGGAACAACGACCGTCGAAGCCAAGAGCGGCTACGGCCTCACCGTCGAAGATGAGATGAAGATCCTGCGGGTGATTCAAAGGCTGAACGCCGAGACGCCGCTTGAACTGATTCCCACATTCCTCGGCGCGCACGAAATCCCGGACGAGTATCGCAGCGCGCGCGAGGACTACATACGGCTGGTGATTGACGAAATGCTTCCACGAGTCGCCGCCGAAGGTCTCGCTCGCTACGCGGACGTCTTTTGCGAATCGCATGTATTCAACGTCGATGAATCGCGCCGGGTGCTCGTCCGCGCGAAAGAGCTCGGACTGGGCGTTCGTCTACACGCAGAGCAACTGAGTCTAAGCGGAGGCGCCCGTCTCGCGGCGGAGCTTGGGGCTGCGACCGCCGATCACCTCGAGTGGATCGATGACGCTGGAATTGCCGCGCTTGCGCGAGCCGGAGTCATCGCAGTGCTGGTTCCAGGAGCGGTATTCAATCTTGGGCTCACTCGCTATGCGCGCGCGCGGGCGATGATCGAAGCAGGTATCGCCGTAGCGCTTGCCACTGATTTCAATCCGGGCAGCTCGCCGACGCCGTCGATGCAGATGGTCCTCTCGATAGCCTGCACCCAAATGCGAATGACTCCAGCGGAAGCGATCACTGCTGCTACGATCAACGCCGCTTACACTCTTGACTGCGGAGGCCGGCTCGGATCCTTAGAGGCAGGCAAGCAAGCCGATCTGGTTGTGTTCGAGTGCCCCGACTACCGGCAGATACCTTACTTTTTCGGGGTGAATCACGCGGCGGTTGTGATCAAGTCGGGCAGCGTCGTGGTGGATAGGCGCAACGATACACGCAACGCATTCTCATAG